In the genome of Mesosutterella faecium, the window TCGCCGACGTTGATGAAGGCGGGAACCTGCAGCTCGTAGCCGGTGTCCTTCAGCTTGGCGGGCTTCATGACCTTGCCGGAGGTGTCGCCCTTCACGGCGGGCTCGGTGTAGCCGATTTCACGCACGAGCTTGGTCGGCAGCTCAACGGAGATGGGCTGGCCGTTGTAGAACGTGAGCTCGGCGGGCATTTCTTCCTGCAGGTACTTCTTCGCCTCGGTCATGGCCTCTTCGCCGACTTCGTACTGGTTGTAGTCGGAGTCCATCCAGACATAGGACGGATCGGCGTAGTAGGAGTAGGTCACGTCCTTGCGCTCGAGGATCAGGTCCTCGAATTTGTCGTCAGCGCGGTACACGGTTTCGGTGATGGCGCCCGTCAGAAGGTTGCGCATCTTCATCTTGACGGTGGAGGCGCCGCGGCCACCCTTGGAGTAAACGGCCTTGACCACAACCATCGGGTCCTTGCCAACCATGAAGACGTTGCCGGCGCGAAGTTCCTGAGCGGTTTTCATAATCTGAGTTCTACCTTTAGAGAAGCCTGGCACTTTCTGGCATTTGCTCGCGAACGGCCGGGCGGGGAAAATTTCAAGCCCATTATTCTAGCTCTTTTTTTATCTGTCTGGCGAGGCTGCGGGAGAGCGAGCCGAGGCCGGCCAGGCGGTCCGCCCAGCGCCGTCCGCCCGCGGCGAGATCACCGGCAGCGCTGCGGAATGCCGCCCAGTGGCGGTTTTCCCAGCGGTTTTCGTTCCAGGCGAGATTCGCCTCCCGCCAGAGCGCCCCGGCGGGCTCGGGAAAGGACGGGGCGATCCGGTCCATGAAGGCGCGCAGCTTCACGATGTGCGCGTTCTCATCCTGCGGATAGATGGTCCAGAGGAAAGGCCTGGCGGACAGCTGCGCGCGCACGAAGGAGTCTTCGCCGCGGACGATGAGGGCGTCGGCGCACCACAGCAGCCGGTCGAACTTGTCCTGCGCCACCGCGGGCACGGGCCGGAAGGACACCTGCGGGGCCTCAAGCGCTCGCAACGCCTCGCCCAGCCTGCGGCCGGCCTCGCCGGGAGCGGCGAGGACCTGCAGCGGCCTGGGGTCCGCGGCCAGGGAAGCCGCCAGGGATTCGACCGGGGCGCTCGGGTAGGAGAAGAAAAAGAGGCTGAAGGGGCTGTCCGGATCCGCCCCGAGGCTGCGAAGCGCCGCGGCCCTGTCCTGCCGGGAGAAGCGCTCCCGCGCCTCAAGCAGCCCGCGCTCTATCAGCACGCCCCCGGTCTTCTGCGTGAAGCCCGGGAAGAAGAAGGTTTTCGTCGCCTGAAGCCTGGGGTGCGGCGAAGGCAGCCCGTGGCAGCCCTCCACCCAGTCTTCGGCCGAAAGGTACTCGAGGTTGAGCCAGGCCGTGGGGCGCCCCGAGGCGATCCGGGCGGCGATCGCCTCCTCGAATGCGTCCGGAAGCCGGCAGCCGAAGGTTTCGACCACGGCGTTTCCGGGCGTGCGCCCGAGGCATTCCTCCCAGCCCCGGACGGTGACGCCCGAGACGCTCTGGCCCGGGCGGAGCGAAGGGTCGACGCCGGGCGCGATGCGCGCGAGGGTTGCGAGATCGTCGATATAGAGCGTGATCTCGAAGCCTTCTTCGCCGGAAAGCGCCCGGGCGAGCCTCCAGCACACGCCCGCGTCGCCGAAGTTGTCGATCACGTGGCAGAAAATGTCGCAGCGCAGGGGCCGCTTCTGAGTGTAGCTTTGCATGTTTTGTCGCCGCCGCAGCGCGGGGCCGCGTGCTTTAGACTCTGAGGCCTTAAAGGGGAAAAAGGAAAGCGCGGGAGCCGAGCTTTCCGGCTTATCCCCCGCCGTTAGGAGACCTCATGCCCAAGGGAACGCCCCCCGCCGATTTCGATTACGCGCTTATTTTAAGAAATCTGCCCTCGCTGCCGGGGGTGTACCGCTACTTCGACGCCGCGGGGAACTGCCTGTACGTCGGCAAGGCCCGGGACCTGAAGAAGCGCGTCTCGAGCTATTTCCAGAAATCGGACCTGTCGCCGCGCATCGCGCTCATGATCTCCCAGGTCGAGAAGCTTGAGACCACCGTCACCCGCTCCGAGGCCGAGGCGCTGCTGCTCGAGCACAACCTGATCAAGTCCCTCAAGCCCAAGTACAACATCGTCTTCCGCGACGACAAGACCTACCCCTATCTCAGGATCGGCTCGGAGGCTTACCCGCGGATCAGCTTCTACCGCGGGGGCGTGGACCGCAGGAGCACGTATTTCGGCCCGTTTCCGAACAGCGGCGCGGTGCGCCAGTCGATCGCGGTGCTGCAGAAGGTGTTCCAGCTGCGCACCTGCGAGGAGACCAATTTCCGCAACCGCTCGAGGCCGTGCCTGCTCGGCCAGATCGGCCGCTGCTCGGCGCCGTGCGTGGGCGCGGTGAGCGAGGAGGAGTACGCGCAGGACGTGCGCCGGGCGAAGCGCTTCCTCTCGGGCGACGGCGGAGAGCTCATGTCCGAGCTTGAATCCCAGATGGCCGCGGCGGCCTCCGAGCTGCGGTTCGAGGACGCGGCGAGGATCCGCGACAAGCTTGCCGCGCTCTCGACCGTGCTCGAGGGCCAGACGATCGAGACCACGGGAGGCGACATCGACGCCGACATCATCGTGGTCGCCGTCGACCGGGGTCAGGCCTGCGTAAATCTCGCCATGGTGCGCGGAGGGCGGCACCTGGGCGACAGGGCTTTTTTCCCGAGCCACGAGAAGGAGGCCGCGCCCGAGGATGCGCCGGACATCCTCGAGGCCTTCGTGTCCCACCACTACGAGGGGCTGCCGGTCCCGACCGTGGTCGTGACCGCGGACGCGAGGGACCCTGCGGTGCTCTCCGAGCTGCTCTCCGAGATCGCCGGCCGGCGGGTTCCCGTGGTGAGCGAGCCCCAGGGCGCCCGCCGCCGCTGGCTCGAGATGGCCCAGGCGGGCGCGAAAATCGCCCTCGAGAGCCACATCGCGGTCGAGCTGGGCGAGAAGTCGAGGCTGCAGGAACTCGTCGACGCGCTGGGGATCCGGCCCGAGAGCGGCCGGCTCGAGGACTTCCGCGCGGAGTGCTTTGACATCAGCCACACGGCGGGCGAGGCCACCATCGCCTCCTGCGTGGTGTTCAGAAACTTCAGGATGGACTCCTCCGAGTACCGGCGCTTCAACATCGACGACGTGACACCCGGCGACGACTATGCGGCGATGAAGGAAGTGATCACGCGCCGCTACAGCGCGGTGGCCAGGGGCCGCTCCCCGATGCCCACGGTGGTCTTCATCGACGGCGGTCGCGGGCAGGTCGAGATGGCCCGGGAGGTTTTCGAATCCCTGGGGCTGGACACTTCCCACATCGTGGGCGTTGCCAAGGGCGAGGGCCGCAAGGTGGGGCTCGAGACCCTCGTCTTTCCCCGCGACCAGCACCGTGAGCCCTTGGTCCTCGGGCCGCAGTCGCCCGCGCTCATGCTCGTGGCCGAAATCCGCGACGAGGCCCACCGGTTCGCCATCACCGGCATGCGGGCGCGGCGCGCGAAGCCCCGCAGCCGCAGCCGTCTCGAAGACTTCGAGGGCGTGGGGCCGAAGCGCCGGGCGAGGCTGCTCGCGCGATTCGGCGGCATGAAGGGCCTGCGCAACGCCTCCGTCGAGGAAATCGAGTCTGTCGAGGGCATCTCCAAAACGCTCGCCGAAAAAATCTACCTGCAGCTGCACGGCGAGGCCTCGGCATGAAAGTCACTGCGCAGGCGGGCGAATTCGTCCTCCGCTCGCATTACAATCAGGAACGTCTTCGTTATTTTTTTCTTCGCCCCGCGCCCTGACTGCGGGGCTGCGGTGCCTTTATGTCTGAAGTACAGAATTCCTCGCCAGCCCGTCCGCGGAGCCGGCTCAATGTGCCGATGGCGCTCACGTGGACCCGCGTCGCGCTGATCCCGTTCGTGATCGGGGTCTTTTATCTCGGCTGCCTCAGCCCGCACGCGCAGAACGTGATCGCCTGCGTGATCTTCTGCATCGCGGCGATCACCGACGCCCTGGACGGCTTCATCGCGAGGCACTTCAACCTCACCACCCCGATGGGCGCCTTCCTGGACTCCGTGGCCGACAAGCTGCTCGTGTGCGCGGCGGTGATCGCGCTGCTCGCGCTGCGCCGCATCGACATGCTGGTCGCCCTCATCATCGTGGGGCGCGAGATCGCCGTGACGGGGCTGCGCGAATGGATGGCCAAGGTCGGCGCCTCCTCCCACGTGAAGGTGAACTGGTACGGCAAGGTGAAGGCGATCGCGCAGATGGTCGC includes:
- the efp gene encoding elongation factor P produces the protein MKTAQELRAGNVFMVGKDPMVVVKAVYSKGGRGASTVKMKMRNLLTGAITETVYRADDKFEDLILERKDVTYSYYADPSYVWMDSDYNQYEVGEEAMTEAKKYLQEEMPAELTFYNGQPISVELPTKLVREIGYTEPAVKGDTSGKVMKPAKLKDTGYELQVPAFINVGDKIEIDTRTGEYSNRVK
- the earP gene encoding elongation factor P maturation arginine rhamnosyltransferase EarP produces the protein MQSYTQKRPLRCDIFCHVIDNFGDAGVCWRLARALSGEEGFEITLYIDDLATLARIAPGVDPSLRPGQSVSGVTVRGWEECLGRTPGNAVVETFGCRLPDAFEEAIAARIASGRPTAWLNLEYLSAEDWVEGCHGLPSPHPRLQATKTFFFPGFTQKTGGVLIERGLLEARERFSRQDRAAALRSLGADPDSPFSLFFFSYPSAPVESLAASLAADPRPLQVLAAPGEAGRRLGEALRALEAPQVSFRPVPAVAQDKFDRLLWCADALIVRGEDSFVRAQLSARPFLWTIYPQDENAHIVKLRAFMDRIAPSFPEPAGALWREANLAWNENRWENRHWAAFRSAAGDLAAGGRRWADRLAGLGSLSRSLARQIKKELE
- the uvrC gene encoding excinuclease ABC subunit UvrC; translated protein: MPKGTPPADFDYALILRNLPSLPGVYRYFDAAGNCLYVGKARDLKKRVSSYFQKSDLSPRIALMISQVEKLETTVTRSEAEALLLEHNLIKSLKPKYNIVFRDDKTYPYLRIGSEAYPRISFYRGGVDRRSTYFGPFPNSGAVRQSIAVLQKVFQLRTCEETNFRNRSRPCLLGQIGRCSAPCVGAVSEEEYAQDVRRAKRFLSGDGGELMSELESQMAAAASELRFEDAARIRDKLAALSTVLEGQTIETTGGDIDADIIVVAVDRGQACVNLAMVRGGRHLGDRAFFPSHEKEAAPEDAPDILEAFVSHHYEGLPVPTVVVTADARDPAVLSELLSEIAGRRVPVVSEPQGARRRWLEMAQAGAKIALESHIAVELGEKSRLQELVDALGIRPESGRLEDFRAECFDISHTAGEATIASCVVFRNFRMDSSEYRRFNIDDVTPGDDYAAMKEVITRRYSAVARGRSPMPTVVFIDGGRGQVEMAREVFESLGLDTSHIVGVAKGEGRKVGLETLVFPRDQHREPLVLGPQSPALMLVAEIRDEAHRFAITGMRARRAKPRSRSRLEDFEGVGPKRRARLLARFGGMKGLRNASVEEIESVEGISKTLAEKIYLQLHGEASA
- the pgsA gene encoding CDP-diacylglycerol--glycerol-3-phosphate 3-phosphatidyltransferase is translated as MSEVQNSSPARPRSRLNVPMALTWTRVALIPFVIGVFYLGCLSPHAQNVIACVIFCIAAITDALDGFIARHFNLTTPMGAFLDSVADKLLVCAAVIALLALRRIDMLVALIIVGREIAVTGLREWMAKVGASSHVKVNWYGKVKAIAQMVAIPMLLWHDPLWGLNIPLIGTWLIWIAVILTLYSMCVYTKAAIPFLYPDEKLKNQDR